A window from Candidatus Cloacimonadota bacterium encodes these proteins:
- a CDS encoding DegT/DnrJ/EryC1/StrS family aminotransferase, which yields MIPYYSPHFGILDLIKTLVCFNAEAKLADKFRTLTGKKHILFTSSCRSALYLAYKAIGKRGMVHTSPLTCKVALLPIIASENKIFFHDVKQNDWTLDPNAVKAGIRKESIAIQAIHFGGFPCDMHALRQIADEYNLVLIEDCAQGYGSSYDGVAAGQMGDISCFTLTKNLFSLGGGVFATNNKEWYLRAKELQQGFGNENRIKIVYRVIMALLTTYRARPLLEMLYQFIKKRVKDLDAVDELNVLEKELTKPAKLYLKSCWSRWSTIQALVEIRKEAAKSLLNEVGVSSELKQSNPLSESSYTKLFVLSRKGSQESIQELNEQGIEAMHLEHKHLVKYQAKLLSYADSNLPSYYLKAYENIHDRLLSLPVAEDTLNKSKHLQLINAMRMINE from the coding sequence ATGATTCCATATTATAGTCCCCATTTTGGTATTCTGGACTTGATTAAGACATTGGTATGTTTCAATGCTGAAGCCAAATTGGCAGATAAGTTCAGAACTCTGACAGGTAAGAAGCATATTCTTTTCACTTCTTCATGCAGGAGCGCTCTATATCTAGCATACAAAGCCATTGGGAAAAGAGGGATGGTTCATACCAGCCCTCTTACTTGTAAGGTTGCTCTTTTGCCAATTATTGCATCAGAAAACAAGATATTCTTTCATGATGTGAAGCAGAACGATTGGACACTTGATCCGAACGCGGTAAAAGCTGGAATACGTAAGGAAAGCATAGCCATTCAAGCTATACATTTTGGTGGATTCCCCTGTGATATGCACGCCCTGAGGCAGATCGCGGATGAGTATAACCTTGTGCTAATTGAAGATTGTGCTCAAGGCTATGGCTCAAGCTATGATGGTGTTGCTGCCGGACAAATGGGGGATATATCTTGTTTTACATTAACTAAGAACCTTTTCAGTTTGGGTGGCGGTGTTTTCGCTACAAATAATAAAGAATGGTATCTGAGGGCAAAGGAATTGCAGCAAGGTTTCGGAAACGAAAACAGGATAAAGATTGTATATAGAGTTATAATGGCTTTGCTAACAACATATCGTGCAAGGCCATTATTAGAGATGCTGTATCAGTTCATAAAAAAAAGGGTAAAGGATCTAGATGCTGTTGACGAACTGAATGTACTGGAAAAGGAGCTTACCAAGCCGGCCAAGTTATACTTGAAGAGTTGCTGGTCTAGATGGAGCACAATTCAAGCCCTTGTTGAGATTAGGAAAGAAGCCGCCAAGTCTTTGTTGAATGAAGTGGGTGTATCTAGTGAATTGAAACAAAGCAATCCATTATCTGAATCATCGTACACCAAACTATTTGTATTGTCGAGAAAGGGTTCACAGGAAAGCATCCAAGAATTGAATGAACAAGGTATTGAAGCAATGCATCTAGAGCATAAGCATTTGGTGAAATACCAAGCTAAGCTATTGTCTTATGCTGATTCAAATCTCCCAAGTTATTATCTGAAAGCATATGAAAACATACACGATAGATTACTAAGTTTA